The Setaria viridis chromosome 6, Setaria_viridis_v4.0, whole genome shotgun sequence genome contains a region encoding:
- the LOC117860187 gene encoding putrescine hydroxycinnamoyltransferase 1, with product MKVDVMETTLVAPSEDTPRRELWLSNLDLAVPKTHTPLVYYYPASELGAGVGPEGSFFAAERLKAALARALVPFYPLAGRLGVGEGGRLQIDCNAEGALFVVARADFAGDNVFRDYEPSPEVRRMFVPFVPSGDPPCVMAMFQVTFLKCGGVVLGTGIHHVALDGMGAFHFIQTWTGVSRGLGTAEACGPPPFHDRTLLRARSPPAPAFHHPVYSPALLSGRPRPFVTRVYSVSPKLLADLKSRCAPGASTYCAVTAHLWRAMCAARGLAPGVDTRLRVPANVRHRLRPPLPRSYFGNAIVRDLVTARVEDVLARPLGFVARAIGDAVGRVDDAYARSVVDYLEVESEKGGQAARGQLMPETDLWVVSWLGMPMYDADFGWSAPRFVAPAQMFGSGTAYVTQHASKDDGITVLFALEPEYLQCFEKVFYGE from the exons ATGAAGGTTGACGTGATGGAGACGACGCTGGTGGCGCCGAGCGAGGACACGCCACGGCGGGAGCTGTGGCTGTCCAACCTCGATCTCGCCGTGCCCAAGACGCACACGCCGCTCGTCTACTACTACCCGGCGTCGGAACTCGGCGCCGGCGTGGGACCGGAGGGCTCCTTCTTTGCGGCGGAGCGGCTGAAGGCGGCGCTGGCCAGGGCGCTGGTGCCATTCTACCCGCTGGCCGGTCGGCTCGGCGTGGGTGAGGGCGGGCGCCTGCAGATCGACTGCAACGCGGAGGGCGCGCTCTTCGTGGTCGCCCGGGCCGACTTTGCGGGCGACAATGTCTTCCGGGACTACGAGCCGTCGCCGGAGGTCAGACGGATGTTCGTGCCGTTCGTGCCCTCCGGCGACCCGCCCTGCGTCATGGCCATGTTCCAG gTGACGTTCCTCAAGTGCGGCGGCGTGGTGCTGGGCACGGGCATCCACCACGTGGCCTTGGACGGCATGGGCGCGTTCCACTTCATCCAGACCTGGACCGGGGTGTCCCGTGGCCTCGGCACCGCCGAGGCCTGCGGCCCGCCGCCGTTCCACGATCGGACGCTCCTCCGCGCGCGCTCCCCTCCGGCCCCCGCCTTCCACCACCCCGTCTACTCCCCGGCGCTGCTCAGCGGCCGGCCCCGTCCCTTCGTCACCCGCGTGTACTCCGTCTCCCCGAAGCTCCTCGCCGACCTCAAGTCCCGCTGCGCGCCCGGCGCGTCCACCTACTGTGCCGTCACCGCGCACCTCTGGCGCGCCATGTGCGCCGCCCGCGGGCTCGCCCCGGGGGTCGACACCCGGCTCCGCGTGCCGGCCAacgtccgccaccgcctccgcccgccgctgccgcggagCTACTTCGGGAACGCCATCGTGCGCGACCTCGTCACCGCCCGGGTGGAGGACGTGCTGGCGCGCCCGCTCGGGTTCGTGGCGCGGGCGATCGGGGACGCCGTGGGACGCGTGGACGACGCCTACGCGCGCTCCGTGGTGGACTACTTGGAGGTGGAGTCCGAGAAGGGCGgccaggcggcgcgcgggcagcTCATGCCGGAGACGGACCTGTGGGTGGTCAGCTGGCTGGGGATGCCCATGTACGACGCGGACTTCGGATGGAGCGCGCCGCGGTTCGTCGCGCCGGCGCAGATGTTCGGCAGCGGCACAGCGTACGTGACGCAGCACGCCAGCAAGGACGACGGCATCACCGTGCTGTTCGCGCTGGAGCCCGAGTACCTGCAGTGCTTCGAGAAGGTGTTCTACGGGGAGTGA